The Acidaminococcales bacterium genome contains a region encoding:
- the rpmI gene encoding 50S ribosomal protein L35 yields MPKTKTRRSAAKRFKITGTGEFKRAKAFRSHILEKKSPGRKRNLRKAALVSKADHDRVAKMLPYI; encoded by the coding sequence ATGCCTAAAACCAAAACCAGAAGAAGCGCCGCCAAACGGTTCAAAATCACCGGTACAGGCGAGTTTAAACGCGCCAAAGCCTTTAGAAGCCATATACTGGAAAAAAAGTCCCCCGGCAGGAAACGCAACCTCCGAAAAGCCGCGCTTGTCAGCAAAGCCGACCATGACAGGGTCGCCAAGATGTTGCCTTATATTTAA
- the rplT gene encoding 50S ribosomal protein L20, translated as MPRATAGVTAHKRHKKILKLAKGYRGARSKLFRKANETVMKALYYARRDRRAKKGEFRRLWITRINAAARINGLSYSKLIDGLKKAKILVDRKILAELAVSDAGAFARLVEAAKAAKQ; from the coding sequence ATGCCAAGAGCAACCGCCGGTGTAACCGCGCATAAGCGCCATAAAAAAATCCTTAAGTTGGCCAAGGGCTATCGCGGCGCGAGAAGCAAACTTTTCCGAAAAGCAAATGAAACCGTTATGAAGGCCCTCTATTACGCAAGACGCGACCGGCGAGCCAAAAAGGGCGAATTCAGAAGGTTGTGGATAACTCGCATAAACGCGGCCGCCCGCATTAACGGTTTAAGTTACAGTAAGTTAATCGACGGTTTGAAAAAAGCAAAAATATTGGTTGACCGCAAAATATTGGCCGAGTTGGCGGTAAGCGACGCCGGCGCTTTTGCCAGGCTGGTCGAGGCCGCTAAAGCCGCCAAACAATGA
- a CDS encoding class II fructose-bisphosphate aldolase produces the protein MPLVPMRKILRAAHEQKYAVGGFNVFNFETLVAVIEVAEETKSPVVIGLSERLFHFVNADLLAHAMVRAAEKAAVPVAVHLDHGQSYEGIMKAIRWGFSSVMYDGSKLPFEENAARLRNVSRIAHALDVSVEGEIGYGPEYDFDKIAELAERTKIDALGLDTDLPHISIEFIGKADDRTGIPLVMHGGKRDRHNPAFYRPYIDAGVNKVNVATDMSSVAARTLKTQLPQNENANYITLMNEVKRAVKESVTKYMLAFGCVSKAVNNLK, from the coding sequence ATGCCTTTAGTGCCAATGCGCAAAATTTTGCGGGCGGCCCATGAGCAAAAATACGCCGTGGGCGGCTTTAATGTATTTAATTTTGAAACGCTTGTAGCTGTCATTGAAGTCGCTGAAGAGACAAAATCACCGGTTGTCATAGGCTTGTCCGAGCGGCTGTTTCACTTTGTCAACGCCGACCTTTTGGCGCACGCCATGGTAAGGGCGGCCGAAAAAGCGGCCGTGCCCGTTGCCGTGCATCTGGATCATGGGCAAAGCTATGAGGGCATAATGAAGGCCATTCGTTGGGGCTTCAGTTCGGTTATGTATGATGGCTCAAAGTTGCCTTTTGAGGAAAACGCCGCCAGGCTAAGGAACGTTTCCCGCATAGCTCACGCGCTTGACGTGAGCGTGGAAGGGGAAATCGGTTACGGGCCCGAATATGATTTCGATAAAATTGCCGAGTTGGCTGAGAGAACGAAAATTGACGCGTTGGGGCTGGATACAGACCTTCCGCATATAAGCATAGAGTTTATTGGCAAAGCAGACGATCGGACAGGAATTCCGCTGGTGATGCACGGGGGAAAGAGAGACAGGCACAACCCGGCGTTTTACCGCCCTTACATTGATGCGGGCGTTAACAAGGTAAACGTGGCTACCGACATGTCAAGCGTAGCCGCGCGCACGCTTAAAACACAATTGCCGCAAAATGAAAACGCCAACTATATAACATTGATGAATGAAGTTAAACGGGCGGTCAAAGAATCTGTTACCAAATATATGCTGGCCTTCGGCTGCGTGTCGAAAGCCGTGAACAATTTGAAATAA